One window of the Candidatus Paceibacterota bacterium genome contains the following:
- a CDS encoding AI-2E family transporter produces the protein MSENTPESNIVISTGTMVRALLLLMLVAGLFYLKDLVLVVLTAVVIASAIEPATRWFVKYKFPRVVAVLIVYLIFFGFLFGFFYFFLPPVLSELTNFLTVLPDYLQEFNATTPALQVQEGVSLNSQSPPSTYSIADFVRYLRELFSDVSENFLAAVALIFGGVMSFVLIVVFSFYFAMQETGIDDFLRVITPVKYQKNVISLWRRSQVKIGLWMQGQVLLAVIVGMLVYLGLTILGVKYALLLAVVAAIFELIPVFGPILSAIPAVAIGFVDGGVTIGLLVIGLYIIIQQFENHLIYPLVVTKVVGVPPLLVIIALLIGAQLAGFLGIILSVPVAAVIQELVSDLEKRRARQFEHMTGSV, from the coding sequence ATGTCAGAGAATACTCCGGAATCAAATATTGTTATCTCAACCGGCACCATGGTGCGTGCACTACTGCTCCTCATGCTTGTTGCGGGTCTCTTTTATCTCAAAGATCTCGTCCTTGTGGTGCTTACCGCAGTGGTCATTGCCTCAGCAATTGAGCCGGCAACACGGTGGTTTGTGAAATACAAATTTCCCCGTGTGGTGGCGGTGCTTATTGTTTATCTCATATTTTTTGGGTTTCTCTTTGGTTTCTTTTACTTCTTCTTGCCGCCGGTTCTCTCTGAGCTTACCAACTTTCTGACGGTGCTTCCGGATTACCTCCAAGAATTCAACGCCACGACGCCTGCGCTTCAGGTACAAGAAGGCGTCTCCCTTAACTCACAGAGCCCCCCCAGCACATATTCGATTGCTGATTTCGTGCGTTATCTGCGCGAGCTTTTCTCAGATGTCTCTGAAAACTTCCTAGCCGCTGTCGCGCTCATCTTCGGTGGTGTCATGAGTTTTGTACTCATCGTGGTCTTCTCATTTTATTTTGCGATGCAGGAAACGGGAATCGATGATTTCCTCCGCGTGATCACGCCGGTAAAGTACCAGAAAAATGTCATCAGTCTCTGGCGTCGATCTCAAGTGAAGATAGGGCTCTGGATGCAGGGACAAGTGTTGCTTGCGGTTATTGTCGGTATGTTGGTCTACCTCGGACTCACGATCCTTGGTGTGAAGTACGCACTTCTTCTTGCTGTGGTTGCAGCGATCTTTGAGCTCATCCCGGTTTTTGGGCCGATTCTCTCGGCGATACCCGCAGTTGCGATTGGGTTCGTCGACGGAGGAGTGACTATTGGTCTCTTGGTTATCGGTCTTTACATCATTATTCAGCAGTTTGAGAACCACCTCATCTACCCACTTGTCGTGACCAAAGTGGTCGGTGTTCCGCCACTTCTCGTTATTATCGCGCTTCTTATTGGTGCGCAACTTGCCGGCTTTCTTGGTATCATTCTCTCGGTTCCTGTCGCGGCAGTCATCCAAGAGCTTGTTAGTGACCTTGAGAAGAGGCGCGCACGGCAATTTGAACACATGACCGGAAGCGTATAA
- a CDS encoding glycine--tRNA ligase, whose translation MAEQNEQLMEKIVSLAKRRGFVFQGSEIYGGLAGTWDYGPYGVALKNNIKQLWWHIFVDSRDDVYGLDAAILMNEKVWEASGHTGAGFTDPLAECSKCKKRFRADHLKDANTCPECGGEMGEVREFNLMFETKVGAEGSTKSYLRPETAQGIFVNFKNVVDSMNPKLSFGIGQIGKAFRNEIAPRDFIFRTREFEQMEVEYFVKEENWESAFELWHGIMHAYAALVGIPKEYIHDVEVSDEDRAHYSKRTIDFEFDFPFGQKELWGLAYRTDHDLSQHIEHSGERLTYLDEENKEKIIPHVIEPSLGVDRTVLAVLTSAYREDEVGGEARTYLAFKPSVAPVKAAVFPLLKNKPELQEKAREVYAALKKEVPQIMFDDNGNVGKRYRRQDEIGTPYCITIDFDTLEDDTVTVRDRDTAKQERVKLNELVGLIKQSL comes from the coding sequence ATGGCAGAACAGAACGAACAATTAATGGAGAAGATCGTCTCGCTCGCGAAGCGCCGCGGATTTGTGTTTCAGGGCTCTGAGATCTACGGTGGTCTCGCCGGCACCTGGGACTATGGGCCATACGGTGTGGCGCTCAAGAACAACATCAAACAGTTGTGGTGGCATATTTTTGTAGATAGCAGAGACGATGTGTATGGACTCGATGCGGCTATTTTGATGAACGAAAAAGTGTGGGAAGCTTCAGGGCACACTGGTGCTGGTTTCACTGACCCTCTTGCAGAATGTAGCAAGTGCAAAAAACGATTTCGCGCTGACCACTTGAAGGATGCCAATACCTGCCCAGAGTGTGGAGGGGAAATGGGTGAAGTGCGTGAGTTCAATCTGATGTTTGAGACAAAAGTCGGAGCAGAAGGGTCGACGAAATCGTACTTGCGCCCGGAGACCGCGCAAGGCATCTTCGTTAATTTTAAGAACGTTGTTGATTCAATGAACCCAAAACTCTCCTTTGGTATCGGTCAGATCGGCAAAGCGTTTCGCAACGAGATCGCACCGCGTGATTTTATATTCCGTACGCGAGAATTTGAGCAAATGGAGGTTGAGTATTTCGTGAAAGAAGAAAACTGGGAGTCAGCGTTTGAGTTGTGGCACGGTATCATGCATGCGTATGCCGCCCTTGTGGGTATTCCCAAAGAGTATATACACGATGTAGAGGTATCCGATGAAGACCGTGCGCATTATTCAAAAAGAACAATCGACTTTGAGTTCGATTTTCCATTTGGACAAAAGGAGTTGTGGGGACTTGCATATCGTACCGACCACGACCTCTCGCAGCACATAGAGCACTCTGGTGAAAGACTCACGTATCTTGATGAGGAAAACAAAGAGAAGATAATACCGCATGTCATTGAGCCGTCACTTGGAGTTGATCGCACTGTCCTCGCAGTTCTCACCTCGGCATACCGTGAAGATGAAGTCGGTGGAGAGGCGCGCACATACCTCGCATTCAAACCATCGGTAGCGCCGGTGAAAGCCGCCGTCTTTCCACTCCTCAAAAATAAGCCGGAGTTACAAGAGAAGGCGCGAGAGGTGTACGCCGCACTCAAGAAGGAGGTGCCACAGATCATGTTTGATGACAACGGCAACGTCGGCAAGCGTTATCGCAGACAAGACGAGATCGGAACGCCGTATTGTATTACGATCGATTTTGATACCCTTGAGGACGACACGGTGACGGTCCGTGACCGTGATACCGCCAAGCAGGAGCGTGTGAAGCTCAATGAGCTCGTTGGGCTCATAAAGCAGAGTCTATAG
- the recO gene encoding DNA repair protein RecO, translating into MAHHRYQTDGLVLGHYPVGEADSLIDIFTEDLGRVRAVARSIREEHSKLRFSLQNLSVARISLVRGKETWRIVGAESRENLYTALADDEGKRELILRMVRLLRKLLAGEESNPALFRVVMSGIESIRTTATDSKELTDLECLIVLRILHNLGYLAKDERTAPFLDVATIDSSIVSLVSPMRREMIRQINTSLQESQL; encoded by the coding sequence ATGGCACACCATCGCTATCAAACAGACGGATTGGTGCTCGGACACTATCCTGTCGGGGAAGCCGATAGTCTCATAGATATCTTTACCGAAGACCTTGGTCGTGTTCGTGCTGTTGCGCGCAGTATACGCGAGGAGCACTCGAAGCTTCGCTTCTCACTTCAGAATCTTTCAGTCGCGCGCATATCACTTGTGCGCGGAAAGGAGACGTGGCGTATTGTAGGCGCGGAATCGAGAGAGAATCTCTACACAGCACTCGCGGATGATGAGGGGAAGCGGGAACTCATACTGCGCATGGTACGGTTGTTGCGCAAACTACTTGCCGGTGAAGAGAGTAACCCGGCGCTCTTTCGTGTGGTTATGAGTGGTATTGAGAGTATTCGCACCACAGCAACTGACAGCAAAGAACTTACCGACCTTGAGTGTTTGATCGTCCTGCGTATACTCCATAACCTTGGGTATCTCGCGAAAGACGAACGCACGGCGCCATTCCTTGATGTTGCGACAATCGACAGCTCGATTGTCTCACTTGTCTCGCCGATGCGCAGAGAGATGATCAGACAAATCAACACATCACTCCAAGAGAGTCAGTTATAA